ACCGTCTCCCGGATCGAGAGATGGTCAGCCGTGCCGTAGCCGTGGGGCGTAAAATACTCGCCGTGTAACGCCGCGAGATGGATACCATTCCAGTCGACGCCGACGATATCGGCTGGCTCCTCGCCGGTGACACGCGGCTGTGTCAGCGCCTCCATGGCCTCGTACTGTTTCGGGGGACTCGCCCCCAGTAGATGCACTCGCCGGCCCCGCCAGTCGACGATATCTATGTACTCCTGGGCGGTCTGGTCGGAGTAGCCCAGCGGGTACCCGAGTACGATGTCCTCGTCGATCTCGTCGATAGCCTCTCGGCACTTCGGGACGACAATAATCTCCGTCTCCGGAAACTTCCGTGTCAGCTCCCGTGCGGCCTTGTTGTAGCGTCTGGCCTCCTGGCGATCGTACGCATCGCCGAGTATCCCGACCGACGGCTCGTAGGTCTCGAACCGCTCGATGTACCGGTCCAGGTCGGGATTCCGAAAGTCGTTGTCGAGGATCTCGACCGGGATGTCGACGTTCCGGAGCGACGATTGATAGGAGTAGTCCTCGCGAACGCCGACGGCGAATCCCCGCGCGTAGGCGTCGATCACGAAGGGCTCGCGATGGAGGAATCCGACGTAGTCTGCGTGCTGTGCGTCGCCGATGGCCGTCGCTGACCAGGAGTGGATCGCCTCGGAGGACATGGAGTATCGCGCGCCACTATCGGGCGCGCCCAGCTGGCCAGCGCGCCACAAAATCCCACCCTGGTGGTTACTCGTTTTCGACGGCGTCGATGAGATCCGCTGCTGTCGAGGAGATCCGATCCAGGCGGTCCCGCAACGTCTCGGCTGCGTCCCCATCCCAGGCAGCGAGATAGAACGCCGAGTTGTCCGGGTCCAGCCCGAAGTGTCGACTGACGATGTAGGCGACGGCCTCGGCTTCGACCTCACGCTTGTCCCGTTCCGTGTCGTCCTGGACGTCGAAGTGGAGCTTGGCGTGGGCGAACTCGTGGATCAGCACGCTCGCGACTGCTGCTCGGTTGTCCTGATGCTTCACTTCGACCACAGGATTGGTCGTCGTCACGCTTCGGCGCGTGCAGACCCCCTTTGCGGCTCCGTGGTCCCACTCGTCGGACTCGACAAGTTGGGCGTCGACGCCGATTTCGTCGGTCCCAGCCAGAAGGTCTTCGACGAGTCCCTCCGGGTCGCCGTGGGTCTCTGTCTCCAGTTCGGGGAGTGGCTCGCCCTCGGTCTGGGAGATGTCGAAAACGCTAGCTGGCCGGAACCCGACCAGTCCGCGGGACCACTCGTCCGGGTCGGTCTCGTCGTACTCGCAATCCGTGTTCTCGTGGTACGACGGCGAGTTCCCGCACTCGGGACACTTGTTCGTGATGATGGGCGCCCAGATCCAGATGGCCGACTCCCCTTCCTGGACGTAGCGATCGAACTCGTTCTTCCAGGTGTTGTACCCCGCAACGCGGGTCGCGTTGGGACACTGCATCTTGATGAGCAGCGTGTTCCGGGCCGAGTAGTCATGGAACTTCGACTGGACGTCCAGCCAGCGCTGGAACTGCTCGCTGGCCTGGGCCTCGTCGGTGAGGTCAGCGAGGTCCTCGACCCACCCGTTGAGGCGCTCGCGCATGTCGTCGGCACGGCTGTCCGAATCGTCGAAGGTAGTGGTCTGCTGGCTGTGCTCCTGGTCGGGGAGGTTGCTCTGTGTCGTCGACATGGTTCTGTGTCGGATCGCGCTCTCGGGCACGACCCCGCACCTCCCCTGGGGGCAGAAAATCCCGCTGCTGTACTGCTTGAGGGAGCTGGCACAGGCTGTCAGAGAGCAGCGCTGTTTTCAGAGCTACTGGGACGAACCAGCTGATCAGTAGGTGTGCGCATCCACCAGAAGCGACTTGAGCTCTAAGATCCAAGAAAAGATATGGCGTGGTTAGCAGAGGGACTGGTTTCGCTGTTCTTTCTGGTTCTGATCGGCCAGTATACCTATCGGGAAGCCAAGAGGGAAGGTCGGTCGTCGCCTGCACTCCGAGGAGTCTTCTGGATTGCGTTTGGTGTCGTCGGTGTCGTTCGCTACCTCGTCCATATCCAAGAACAAGACCCGAAGAAACTGGGATGGGTCGGGCTTTCGGCGCTGCTCTTTACGCTGTGGGCCATCAGAACCTTCGGGATATGGGGGCTGAGCGGTGGGTTCTATCTCTGGGGAGGGCTGTTCGCCGGGTTCTTTGTCATATACTGGCAGTTTAACCTTGAACAGGATAGAGGGGGCATAGATGACTTATCTTCTCCAAGTACGGCTGTCGAGTAGTACCGCTGTACTGACCTCTGAAGAGATGAAGAAATCAGTAAAGATTCCGTTGTTTTCTTACTCGCTTTCCGCTGATTCCCACCCCTTGTGGAAGTACGCCAGCGCGGTGTTGGACTCGAACAGTTTGCCCGACGGATCGTGACAGATCACTCCGGCCTCTGGAATGAACGAGACCGTCCCCTCGTCGGCTAGCCGCTGAACAATATCGCGGGCTCGTTGCTCGTCGACCTTGAAGGTATCTGGCCGCTGTCGGTCTCGGTCCTGTGCGATTTGTCGGCGCTCGAAGCGTTCGTAGTCTGGTATTGCAGGGTCCATTGTGCTCACGAGGGTTGGCCCTCACCCGCCAGGGGCGCAGAAAATCGGCTTAACCAACAGACGCGACAAACGGGTCTCAGCGTTGGTTAAACACACCACCGCTTCCGGAGAAAACCACCCACTCAGCTACTCTTCGGGCATTTTCGGCGCGATAATGAATTGACAGGCTCCGTCTGCGTCGGGGAACTGCGACTTGACG
This genomic interval from Haloarcula halophila contains the following:
- a CDS encoding DUF6610 family protein, with the translated sequence MSSEAIHSWSATAIGDAQHADYVGFLHREPFVIDAYARGFAVGVREDYSYQSSLRNVDIPVEILDNDFRNPDLDRYIERFETYEPSVGILGDAYDRQEARRYNKAARELTRKFPETEIIVVPKCREAIDEIDEDIVLGYPLGYSDQTAQEYIDIVDWRGRRVHLLGASPPKQYEAMEALTQPRVTGEEPADIVGVDWNGIHLAALHGEYFTPHGYGTADHLSIRETVRESLEWIKRFWQDKGVWPSSGDARSPLESEPMDPVWAVDGSRATAEALEDAIVIEYENGQTLAYRDQHERERIEYREGLTPKAEY
- a CDS encoding ArdC-like ssDNA-binding domain-containing protein, whose product is MSTTQSNLPDQEHSQQTTTFDDSDSRADDMRERLNGWVEDLADLTDEAQASEQFQRWLDVQSKFHDYSARNTLLIKMQCPNATRVAGYNTWKNEFDRYVQEGESAIWIWAPIITNKCPECGNSPSYHENTDCEYDETDPDEWSRGLVGFRPASVFDISQTEGEPLPELETETHGDPEGLVEDLLAGTDEIGVDAQLVESDEWDHGAAKGVCTRRSVTTTNPVVEVKHQDNRAAVASVLIHEFAHAKLHFDVQDDTERDKREVEAEAVAYIVSRHFGLDPDNSAFYLAAWDGDAAETLRDRLDRISSTAADLIDAVENE